In a genomic window of Clavelina lepadiformis chromosome 7, kaClaLepa1.1, whole genome shotgun sequence:
- the LOC143464580 gene encoding mitochondrial nicotinamide adenine dinucleotide transporter SLC25A51-like, translating to MTLGKNNSTKFPKHPQEKYKHFICGGGSSFINIVITFPMNKMMFRQQLYGFRAHKAFKQLWREGFLNLYRGLVPPLFQKSTSYALMFGLYHQALDLITQNYGLGVLQSKLLASLCAGTCEATLAPFERIQTLLLDPKHHKTFRNTHHTFFILYSKYGTKEYFRGLSAILLRNGPSTFIYFSLREPIKLHLPEAEKNTFQNSANDFISGALIGALCSTLFYPVNVVKSKMQSHLGGEFLSFRKTLLNVYYERGCKWKKMYRGIHINFARSIISWGIINAAYEYLMETFYSN from the coding sequence ATGACCCTGGGAAAGAATAATTCtacaaaatttccaaaacaCCCTCAAGAAAAGTACAAACACTTTATATGTGGGGGAGGATCATCTTTTATAAATATTGTTATCACTTTTCCAATGAACAAGATGATGTTTCGGCAACAATTATATGGCTTTAGAGCTCACAAAGCTTTTAAGCAGCTTTGGAGGGAGGGTTTTCTGAATCTCTACCGGGGTCTTGTGCCACCTTTGTTCCAAAAGTCTACCTCATATGCACTTATGTTTGGTTTATACCACCAAGCTTTGGACCTTATTACACAGAACTATGGTCTTGGCGTATTGCAATCAAAGTTATTGGCTTCCTTGTGTGCTGGAACATGTGAAGCTACTTTAGCTCCATTTGAGAGAATACAAACGTTGCTATTGGATCCCAAACATCACAAAACATTTAGAAATACACAtcatacattttttatattgtattctAAATATGGAACAAAGGAATACTTTAGAGGTTTATCAGCTATTTTGCTTAGAAATGGTCCGTCGacttttatatatttttcgTTACGTGAACCAATAAAGTTGCATTTACCAGAAGCTGAGAAAAACACGTTTCAGAATTCAGCTAATGATTTTATAAGTGGAGCATTGATTGGAGCACTGTGTAGTACATTATTTTATCCAGTTAATGTAGTGAAATCAAAAATGCAATCTCATTTAGGTGGCGAATTCTTGTCATTTCGTAAAACACTTCTAAATGTGTATTATGAACGAGGTTGCAAGTGGAAGAAAATGTACCGAGGAATTCATATAAATTTTGCGAGGTCGATTATTTCATGGGGTATAATTAATGCTGCATATGAATACTTGATGGAAACGTTTTATTCAAATTGA
- the LOC143464578 gene encoding uncharacterized protein LOC143464578 isoform X2, with product MIEEDYVEATADAFDQTMTFQSQLLKYDQNKPSEKNPENLCFNEHSPSKSITDEQQDSAESEVYTITPPSTATKSQFFNQRCFLESTERLLSREKVTAPNHLPSHHSPLQTLASPDMAVNNADDSSVEKILMSNLTDKLSIQSLLYSSKIPDKEYLGNCEETTTNLNTKNIVTTTQGSNKSEAVLNIADGDVIEDNAKHLFSIHSGLPALHKIPHFYVKSYHAWSTMNKKSPDLAEPEINCSVESNKPKPSITTSKSVAVSGQDQTHKHASNKKTTGTDSNSSAVETLEDLHNVTLPTNNAEVVNNSFVEASDLSKQQSNFGCAANISFNPSVKSILRRHSGCGDLKIMPQTKPCWLMPNGHKLVHTLKDNKNGFPTTKSKVELHKPNVERPKSSPPKSVRWHSIEYNDGTSISIANGDKEIISQPYPPRPVLSNTAQDKSQNVSSNKSKPSRRKPKTSQKSKEKKGTKGKKQKVPKKPKETKPKEIIEPRVKENKLFLTTKLLYSIDGKNTFEISKTSNQCTICLHETSDQVDQTLLVHQRTKGNASVNNKLSSSITSTILATKILPSDASRFRSLV from the exons ATGAACAACAAGATTCGGCAGAGTCGGAGGTATATACCATAACACCTCCTAGTACTGCAACTAAAAGTCAATTTTTCAATCAGCGCTGCTTCCTGGAATCCACAGAGAGACTTTTATCTAGAGAAAAG GTGACTGCACCTAATCATTTACCATCACATCATTCTCCTCTACAAACTCTAGCTTCACCAGATATGGCTGTAAACAATGCAGATGATAGCTCAGTTGAAAAGATCCTGATG TCCAACCTCACTGATAAACTGTCAATCCAATCGTTGCTATATTCCTCAAAGATACCAG ATAAAGAATATCTTGGAAATTGTGAGGAAACGACAACtaatttaaataccaaaaacatAGTCACAACCACACAAGGATCCAACAAATCTGAAGCAGTATTAAATATAGCAG ATGGCGATGTGATTGAAGACAATGCAAAGCATTTATTTTCTATACACAGTGGACTCCCTGCATTACACAAAATACCTCACTTTTATGTCAAATCTTATCATGCTTGGAGCACTATGAACAAAAAGTCCCCAGATTTGGCTGAACCGGAAATAAACTGTAGTGTTGAATCCAACAAACCTAAACCTTCAATCACCACTTCTAAGTCTGTTGCAGTTTCTGGTCAGGATCAGACGCATAAACATGCCAGCAATAAAAAGACTACTGGGACAGATAGCAATTCCAGTGCTGTGGAGACACTTGAAGATTTGCACAATGTCACTTTGCCGACAAACAATGCAGAAGTTGTGAACAACAGTTTTGTTGAAGCAAGTGACCTTTCAAAACAACAGTCTAATTTTGGATGTGCTGCGAATATTTCATTTAATCCAAGTGTAAAAAGTATTCTCAGAAGACATTCTGGATGTGGTGATCTAAAAATTATGCCTCAAACCAAACCTTGTTGGTTAATGCCTAATGGTCACAAATTAGTGCATACGTTGAAAGACAACAAAAATGGCTTTCCTACCACTAAATCCAAAGTGGAGCTACACAAGCCAAATGTGGAGAGACCTAAAAGTTCTCCCCCTAAATCTGTGCGTTGGCATAGCATAGAATACAATGATGGGACATCAATATCTATAGCTAACGGAGataaagaaataatttctCAGCCATATCCTCCCAGGCCAGTTTTATCCAATACGGCACAAGAtaaatctcaaaatgttaGTTCAAACAAGTCTAAACCTTCAAGACGAAAACCCAAAACTTCACAGAAGAGCAAAGAGAAGAAAGGAACAAAaggcaaaaagcaaaaagtacCTAAGAAGCCTAAAGAAACTAAACCGAAAGAAATTATTGAACCTCGTGTCAAGGAAAATAAGCTTTTCCTAACTACAAAATTACTATATTCTATCGATGGTAAAAACACTTTTGAAATAAGTAAGACTTCAAATCAATGTACTATCTGTCTGCATGAAACCTCAGACCAAGTTGATCAAACTTTGTTAGTCCATCAACGCACGAAAGGTAATGCAAGTGTAAACAATAAACTAAGTAGCTCAATCACATCAACAATTTTGGCCACTAAAATACTTCCATCTGATGCATCAAGGTTTAGAAGTTTGGTTTGA